The following proteins are encoded in a genomic region of Galbibacter sp. BG1:
- a CDS encoding methyltransferase domain-containing protein — protein MTLIFPQRSEEPELMDDPNLEASVLSKVLKDLSTVNRLLSGNKITIKAIEEILEQNTQSHYTIVDMGCGDGKMLRDIADYFSNKNIDLQLIGVDLSEKGIEIAKMQSLAHNNIKFYCADILKFNAEELSCDLLLCTLTMHHFKDAQIPVFLKKFVNLVKIGVIINDLQRSKLAYYLFKLFSAIFIKTKIAKEDGLVSIKSGFTKKELSHFSKNLPEASHSIQWKWAFRYLWVMRKTKSY, from the coding sequence ATGACCTTGATTTTTCCTCAAAGAAGTGAAGAGCCAGAATTGATGGACGATCCAAATTTGGAAGCTTCCGTTTTATCGAAAGTTTTAAAAGATCTTTCTACAGTAAACCGGCTACTGAGCGGAAATAAAATAACCATTAAGGCCATTGAAGAGATTCTAGAACAAAATACGCAATCGCACTATACCATAGTCGATATGGGCTGCGGGGATGGGAAGATGTTAAGGGATATTGCGGATTATTTCAGCAATAAAAATATCGACCTTCAATTAATTGGGGTCGATCTAAGTGAAAAGGGCATCGAAATAGCCAAAATGCAATCATTGGCACATAACAATATTAAATTTTACTGTGCGGATATTTTAAAGTTCAATGCGGAAGAATTGTCCTGCGACTTATTGCTGTGTACCTTAACCATGCATCATTTTAAGGATGCGCAAATCCCTGTTTTCTTAAAGAAGTTCGTAAATCTGGTCAAAATAGGGGTTATTATCAATGATTTACAAAGAAGTAAGCTCGCATATTATCTTTTTAAACTGTTTAGTGCTATTTTTATAAAAACGAAAATTGCTAAAGAAGATGGTTTGGTTTCCATTAAAAGCGGATTCACCAAAAAAGAGCTATCTCATTTTTCTAAAAATTTACCCGAGGCTTCGCATTCCATTCAATGGAAATGGGCTTTTCGCTATTTATGGGTAATGCGTAAAACCAAATCATATTAA
- a CDS encoding NAD(P)/FAD-dependent oxidoreductase: MRKKIPVNFDVIIVGGGLAGLSAAIHLSKRQYRVLVFEKNTYPHHKVCGEYVSQEIRPYLEFLEVSLESLNPPNIDELEISTHHGSSIHTKLPLGGIGISRYAFDNLLFQKAKNNKVSFVFESVKGVSFKNNEFTVQTNTQNYFSSIVIGAYGKRDMLDKELDRTFFNKKSAWLGVKCHYTLDEFPHNLVALHSFEGGYAGLSKTETNAVNFCYLTSYESFKKEKNISSFNHHVVSKNKKLADFLENASPVFEEPISIAQISFANKQCVHQHMLMCGDTAGLIHPLCGNGMAMAIHSAKIASELIDTYFKNKKFSRDDMEKAYEKEWNKHFKSRLWMGRQLQHLLLNNTMATSVMNFMTKSPWILRKMITSTHGKPII; encoded by the coding sequence TTGCGAAAGAAAATCCCTGTAAATTTCGATGTGATAATTGTTGGAGGAGGCTTAGCCGGACTAAGCGCTGCTATTCATCTATCAAAACGACAATACAGGGTTTTGGTTTTTGAGAAAAACACCTACCCACATCACAAAGTCTGCGGGGAGTATGTTTCCCAGGAAATAAGGCCTTATTTGGAGTTTTTAGAGGTTTCCTTAGAAAGTCTAAATCCTCCAAATATCGACGAATTGGAAATAAGTACGCACCACGGAAGTTCTATTCACACAAAGTTACCGTTGGGAGGAATTGGGATTAGTAGATATGCCTTCGATAATCTTTTGTTTCAAAAAGCCAAAAACAACAAGGTTTCATTCGTTTTCGAAAGTGTAAAAGGAGTTTCTTTTAAAAACAACGAGTTTACTGTTCAAACAAATACTCAAAATTATTTTTCTTCCATCGTAATTGGTGCTTATGGAAAGCGGGATATGCTGGACAAAGAGTTGGATAGAACTTTTTTTAATAAGAAATCGGCTTGGCTAGGGGTTAAGTGTCATTATACTTTAGATGAATTTCCCCACAACTTGGTAGCGCTTCACAGTTTTGAAGGCGGATATGCAGGTCTTTCTAAAACGGAAACGAATGCGGTAAACTTTTGCTACCTAACTTCTTATGAAAGTTTCAAGAAAGAGAAGAATATTTCTTCATTTAACCATCATGTGGTTTCAAAAAATAAGAAATTGGCAGATTTCTTAGAAAATGCTTCCCCTGTTTTTGAGGAACCCATAAGTATAGCCCAAATTTCATTTGCCAACAAACAGTGTGTGCACCAACACATGTTAATGTGCGGGGATACCGCGGGTCTAATACATCCGCTGTGCGGGAATGGCATGGCAATGGCCATACATAGCGCTAAAATAGCTTCAGAATTGATCGATACATATTTCAAAAACAAAAAGTTTAGCCGTGACGATATGGAAAAAGCATACGAGAAAGAATGGAACAAACATTTTAAAAGTAGGTTGTGGATGGGCAGACAATTACAGCATTTATTACTGAATAACACGATGGCTACATCGGTAATGAATTTTATGACAAAGTCTCCGTGGATCCTTCGAAAAATGATTACATCAACACATGGAAAACCGATTATATGA
- a CDS encoding type III polyketide synthase, with product MSIVKIATVTKELPAYERKTEDILPFVEFWLANQDERFKRKVIKIFEGAAVDKRYGIMDIEEVFTKTSFEEKNNIYIREVKKLGTNVLSKALEKAYWSADSIDYIITVSCTGIMIPSLDAYLINALAMRQDVVRLPVTEMGCAAGVSGLIYAANFLKSNPGKRAAIVAVESPTATFQLNDFSMANMVSAAIFGDGASCVLLSSEESTVGPKIIGEEMYHFKDATRMMGFDLTNDGLKMILDPAVPSTIAEHFPNIIHPFLKKHQTSIEKVNHLIFHPGGKKIVQTVEELFGKLGKNIDDTRETLRLYGNMSSATVLYVLERFMEKNIPAGEQGLILSFGPGFSAQRVLLEW from the coding sequence ATGAGTATAGTTAAAATTGCTACTGTTACCAAGGAATTGCCAGCTTACGAGCGTAAAACGGAAGATATATTACCATTTGTGGAATTCTGGCTGGCCAATCAAGATGAGCGTTTTAAAAGAAAAGTGATAAAAATTTTTGAAGGCGCCGCCGTAGATAAAAGATATGGAATCATGGATATTGAAGAGGTGTTTACCAAAACTTCGTTCGAAGAAAAAAATAACATCTATATCCGAGAGGTGAAAAAACTAGGGACTAATGTGCTAAGTAAAGCTCTGGAAAAAGCCTATTGGAGTGCAGATTCCATAGATTATATAATTACTGTAAGCTGTACCGGGATTATGATTCCCTCATTAGATGCCTATCTTATCAATGCCTTGGCAATGCGTCAAGACGTGGTAAGGCTTCCTGTTACAGAGATGGGCTGTGCCGCAGGGGTAAGCGGACTTATTTATGCGGCTAATTTCTTAAAATCCAATCCCGGAAAACGAGCCGCAATTGTCGCCGTGGAGAGTCCGACAGCAACTTTTCAATTGAATGATTTTTCCATGGCAAATATGGTTAGTGCCGCTATTTTTGGAGATGGGGCTTCCTGTGTGTTGCTTTCTTCGGAAGAAAGTACTGTGGGCCCAAAAATAATCGGGGAGGAGATGTACCATTTTAAAGACGCTACCCGTATGATGGGCTTCGATTTAACAAATGATGGTTTAAAAATGATTTTAGATCCAGCCGTTCCCAGCACCATAGCAGAGCATTTCCCGAATATTATCCACCCGTTCTTGAAAAAACACCAAACTTCCATAGAGAAGGTTAACCATTTAATATTTCATCCGGGAGGAAAAAAAATAGTTCAAACCGTAGAAGAACTTTTTGGTAAACTAGGTAAAAATATAGACGACACCCGGGAAACACTACGATTGTATGGGAATATGAGCAGCGCGACTGTTTTATATGTATTGGAGCGGTTTATGGAAAAGAACATCCCTGCTGGGGAACAAGGCTTGATCTTGAGTTTTGGTCCGGGATTTTCAGCACAACGTGTTTTACTGGAGTGGTAA
- a CDS encoding nitroreductase family protein, with product MTPLEQLNLDKIAKTNHEIYALLKMRWSPRVFKEEKLPENEVKQLFEAARWAPSSFNRQPWRFIYAEKGSDAYDKIVGCLSDFNKSWVTNAPLLAITAYKEKTEEGDENFHALHDLGLAVGNICVQAQYMNIGVHQMAGIDWKKAQKEFKIPDGFHVSTAIAFGYYGGDFEKLNEELLEMETKERERMPQEDFAFEGSWKK from the coding sequence ATGACACCATTAGAACAATTAAATTTAGATAAAATTGCAAAAACCAATCACGAAATCTATGCGCTTTTAAAAATGCGTTGGAGCCCAAGGGTTTTTAAGGAAGAAAAACTCCCTGAAAATGAAGTTAAACAGCTCTTTGAAGCGGCACGCTGGGCACCGAGTTCTTTTAACAGACAGCCTTGGCGTTTTATTTATGCGGAAAAAGGCAGCGATGCTTACGATAAAATAGTAGGTTGTTTAAGCGATTTCAATAAAAGTTGGGTTACCAATGCGCCTTTATTAGCCATTACTGCTTACAAAGAAAAAACTGAGGAGGGGGACGAAAATTTCCATGCACTGCATGATTTGGGCCTTGCTGTTGGAAATATTTGTGTGCAAGCGCAATATATGAACATTGGTGTGCACCAAATGGCGGGTATCGATTGGAAAAAAGCTCAAAAAGAATTTAAAATACCAGATGGTTTTCACGTTTCCACAGCGATTGCTTTTGGATATTACGGTGGAGATTTTGAAAAGCTGAACGAAGAACTTTTAGAAATGGAAACCAAGGAAAGAGAACGAATGCCTCAAGAGGATTTTGCTTTTGAAGGCAGTTGGAAGAAATAG